Genomic segment of uncultured Fibrobacter sp.:
TGTTCCTGGGCGGGTTATGCATAATCACCTTGTACGGGCCCGCGATATCGCTGCGGTCGAGCGCACGCGCCAGTAGCCCGTAACCCTCGTGATACTCGAAAGGTGCCACCACAATCCAGCCCATCCTGTTAAAGAACAGCTGGTGAGTCTCGACATTGTGCCAACCCGTATGGTTGTTGAACTTGCGGTGATAAACCAGATACATGCCGCCATCGTCGTCGCGCAATAGCGAATTGTGCCCATCCGCAATTTCGGCACGGTCTTCGGCCCAGAAACTCCAGCGGTAATTCGCGACAATCGGGAATCCGCGGTCGGTATTGCCCCAATAGTTCAGGATAAACTTTTCAAAAATCGCAGGAGTCCCATCCACATCGACATAGGGCCCCTTCACGTCCTTGCTGCGGAACACGCGCATGGTGTAGCCGCCCTCGGGCGAATAGAACCCGTAACTCACGAACAGGTAGTAGTAGCCATTGCCGTCCGCATCCTTGAAATACTGGATGTACGAACCCTCGCCACTCACATAATAACCGCCACCCACGTGGATACCCATGTAAGGGTCCTCGAGCATCGAAGTCCCGCTCCACTTGGCCGCGCCGTTGTTCCCGTACTTGTACGAATAGTCCCTGAGACCGGTAGACTCATCGAGCTTGACCAGGAAAAGCCCGCCGCTCCACGAACCGTACAGGAGCCACAGGTTTCCATCCTCGTCGTAGAACACGTTCGGGTCGATGCAGCTGGAACCATAGCCGCCATCCCACTTGCCCAAATTAGTGACACCGTTGTTTGCGATATAGTAACGCTCGTCGATTGTCGAAGAACCCGTCACCTTCGCGTAGTCGGCATTGGCGGCAGATCCCGCCGTCTGCTTGTCCATCCCGCCATAGACGACCGCACCCTTGTACTCGTACGGCCCCTCGATCTTGTCGGATGTCAGGAGCACAATGGAACTTTTCCAGTCCTCGCCCGCCATCGAAAAGTACAAGCACCACTTTTTCAGCTTCTTGTTCCACACGATATCGGGCGCCCACAAGTTCCCCTTGGCGGTCGCGGAATTCGTATGTTCCGCATAGTCGGCTTCCGCCTTGAACACGCTGTAGTAATCGTCCCTGGCCTCGTTGCCAGTGACATACACCGTGCCGCCCCTCGAAAGCTGCGGCGTAAACGGGGTCCAGTCCAGCATATCGCGGGAATATGCCGCCCCGTTCATGGTCCCGAATATGTAATAATACTTCGTCCGCGACTTGGCCGCATCGTTTTCAGGATACGAATTCCCGCCCGCGTCCTTATAGACCACAATGACGGAAGGATCGTGAACGGCGACCGAGGCCGCAAATGCGGCAACAGCCGCGAGAGATAAGGCGACACACGCCGCCCTGAATGTTTCCAATACACCCATACCACACTCCTTTCCAGAGAATATATAAAAAAACTACACTTTTTGCAATTAAAAGTCAATAGTTTTACAATATTTTAGAATAATATGATGAGATTTTAGCAACGTTTTTCTTAAAAAAAGTCCACATTTTACAAAATGCGCCCCGAAGGGCGCAGAATCCGGCGTCATCGACTACCTAGCTATCTATATGGCCGAGCATAAGATTTACACCAAATAAAAAATATCCCCTAGCAAAGCAAAAAAGCACCCCGGCATTCGCCGGGATGCCTTTGTTTGGTATCATCGATTTATCGGAAAATGCTTATCGATTTCGCCTCGCGGTAGCTGCCGGTCGTCACCTTCACGATATAGGTCGCCATAGGCAAGCCATTCATATCAAACGCAAACGTATGCGCACCGGCATTCTGCACGCCAACCATTTCTTGGGCTATTAGAGCGCCAAAGCCCGTAAACAGGCTGATTTTTACATTGTCACGCAGCGGAAGCGTGTAACGCACCTCGATCTGGCCGCGACGAAGCGCAAGGTCAACATGAGTCGAAAGTCCCTCGAGTCCATACATCAACGCCGCTGTCGCCTCGCCACTCCCCTTTTCGTTGGTGATAGTCACATTTACCTTGAACAGCACCGACTTTCCGTTGTACGAAAGCCCCTGCGTAAAGCTGTATTTTTCGCCGTCCTTCACGCGGTTCGGATAATGTCCAACGGCAAGCGTCCCCTTCGACAAGTCGGCTTCGCTGAACACGTAGGCGGACTCACCCCATTCCACCACCTTGCCGTCTTTACCGAACCAGTGTCCCGGAGCGGTGGCGGTGCTGTTGGTCACCATGTTGCCGTCGCTTTCCTGGGCAAAGAAGGTCGCCTGGGAAAGAGTCGCCGCAGTAAGCCCAAGCTTTTGCGCGATTTCATTTACATCAAATTTTGCCGCGACCGTCGCATAATTGTCGTCAATCGGAAGCGTCACCGAGATGGAATATGTCGTGGCTCCGTCCAAGACAATCTTTTCGGAGCTGCTGGAAGCCACCACGCTGCTAGAACTTGCGGGAGCGACAGAGCTGCTCGATGCCACAGAACTACTGGACACAACCGGGGTTTCGCCGATTTCGGGCCACTTGTAATCCAGTTTAAAGTCGTTGTAATACTTGACGTTTGCAGCCCCTGCGCCACTCACGCCCGTTTCCAGTTTCAACTTATAATCGTAATGCAGCTTGCGAATTCCCGTATTGCCGGTGTACTGGTAATCGGTATTCACGATGACCGCGAAAACCATCTGCGCACCGTTTGTCGAAGAAGGCGTCTTGTCCAGGCGAAGCGTTGCAGAGCCCTCGCCCGTAATGGGTTCGCTGTACACAGGTGTACCGTCAGTTGCGCGGTAGCACAGCAAGAAATTCATGTTACTGTTATTGGAATTCGCGCCGTTCGGGTAGAAACTCACCGTCACTTCTTTAGCGCCGCTTTGTACCTTCAGCGGCACCACGTTCGAGCCAGACCAACCCGGAGTTGTTTCCTGATTCGGAACAAGGTAGCCGTTGCTTTCCGTCACCGTCTGGTAGGGCGTCATGGTCCAGGTGTAGCTTTTCCTGTTATTGTCCCACATGTCCTGTTCCCAGTAGGTGTCGCTTCCAAAATGCTGGTTCAGCAAATTCTTGATTTCGCCGGACCATTTTTTCATGTCAAGCATCGCAAGCCTTGCGCGGAATTCGGTAATGAGCCTGCGCACGCCCGCATCGCCAAGGCCCTTGTCGAGGCCGTAGGTTTCGAGCAGGTATTTGGTCTTGCCGTAAGCGTTTCCGTAAATCCAGCGCACAGCACCCGTTCCAATCCATGTGCCGATAAAAGTCGGGAAGATGTTGCTGTACTGCGAGCCGCCCAGCAGGTAGCGCTGATTCTTGCCGGTCACGCCTCCGTCATCGGCACCGCCGCCGGGGCCACCGAAGGTGCCGTCAATGAGCCAGCCCGAATAGCATTCGATCGGCATGAACGGCGCAATGACCGTCGCCGCATTCAAAAATCCCATACCGCTGTATACACCATCACGGTGACTGAACATATCCTGCTGAATCCATGTGTTACCCGCTTCCTGGAACCAGTGTGCATCCTTTGCGCCAGGGTAGCCGTTCGTCATCGAGTGGATTCCCTCGTGAATCATCGCATCCATCTGCGCCACGCGATCGCGGTAGGGGCAACTCGTGTTAAAACTGTAGAGCGGATAGAACGAAGCCGCCACCGCCGTGTAGCCCGCCACCCATGTCTGCCAACCACCCGTGGTATCGTCCTTCGCACCACCGGCACACGTACCCGAGCCATAGTAATAAACGGCACTGTACTGGCCTTCTTGCGCCTGGGCATCCGGCGCCCATCCCATCTCATTGTACAGGTACTCGAAATCGGTATCGTACTTCTTGAGGATCGAATCAATCGTCACGTCGGTAATGCGGCTGTCGCGATCCTTGCCCCAGTAAAACGCCCACCATTTACCGGCCTTCTTTCCGGTAACGCCCGAACAATTGTTATTGAACTTGGTCGGCGGCTGAATGTCGCCCAGATTAGACTTCGTGTCGTAATCCAGGTCGCTGCGGTAACCGGGCCATGTGTAAGCATCACCCGACGCCGCGTATGTGTGAACACCTAGGGCAGCCGACAAAACGGCGCCCGGAATCAATCCCAAACAACTTTTTCGCATAACACACTCCAACTTTTATGCTGACATAAAAAATACTCCCTAGCAAGCTAAGGAGTGTCGAAAACTTTGTTTACGTGTTGTCTACAGACAACGATTGCTCCACTACCTTAAAGACGAGAGCATTTTCTTCGGGACTGGAATATTAATGTTTGGTGAAGCCCTCGCACAATGTAGTGGCCTTGCGGGAGGCTAGACTTCAATTGTTCCCATTCGCTGTAAAAGCCCTGCTTGATCAGTTTTCCTGTCAAGGAGAAAATTTGCACCTTGGTCATAGGCGAAATGGTGAACTCGACATCGGTTGCAATCAACCGCGTTGTGTTTTCGGAGCTACTTGAAGAACTCGTAACGCTACTAGAACTTACTTCGGCGACAGAACTTGAGCTAACAATCACCGGGTCGATTTTCGTTCCTTTTTCATATTCGCTGATATCAATTTTACCAATGCCAGAATAATTTGTCACCAAGCCCTTCACATCGCCTACGGGATCTGCACTATAGCTGTAGACGCTCTTGGGATTGAAAGTTCCCTTAGGGATTTCCGTATCGTAAGTGACCCATGCGGTATCCTTGGAAGTAAGCGAAGTACCGGGATTTACGGAAATCTTCATTTTTTTGCTGTTACAGCCACTACTCTGGAAGTTGGCGCAGCCTTCGTAATAGTTTCCAACAATGGTAGCCACGCCATCATCGCCAGCGAAAATCGCCTTGCTGAGGCCCGCATAGTGATTATTTTCAAAGTAGTCGTCAGAACCATAGCGAACATTCGGGCCGTTGCCTGTTCCCTGACCGAGAACATAGTTGTTATAAAGGTGAATTTTAGTATGGCGCATCATGGGAGTACGCGCATCCAGGTCCTTATAAAAGTTATGGTGGATAGTTATTTCATGACGAAGACTATCTCCGTTGCTATTGCCAATGAGGCTTCCCTTATGATGGTTGTGGAAATAATTCCAGCTAAAAGTCGCATTGTAAATGTTGTTCTTGGCATCCAGCAGACCATCGTAGCGGTCCTTGTTGCCGGTGTAGGCATTATAGAATTCGCAGTGATCGATCCAAATGTTATGGCTTCCCTGCTTATTCTTGTCAGCCCAGTTAGTGGCAGCAGAGTCCGCAGAAATCGCGATGCAGTCCGGGTCATTGAGGACAACTTCTGCCCCATTGCGGAAAGCGATCACCTTGTTTTCGTCGGTCTTGCTAATGGGAACATCGCTCATGGTGAACTTGATGTTACGAATGATGATGTTATGTTTATTCTGAATCATCAGGCCCACTCGATTAAGGAACGCCGATTCGCCTTTACCGATGATCGTCTTGTTATTGCCGACCAAGACCAATTCGCCATAAGTCGTTGCCGTACCCGAAGAGGCCACATGGCCATTTTCATCGATAAACGTCTTGATACCGGTATTGATTTCCCCCTTCACGATAATGACGTAAGGAGTTTCCAAATCTTCGGCGTACTGCTTAAATTCTGCAAAGTTGGAGACTTCCACAACCTTGCCCCCGTTACCGCCGGTAGTGCCCCCTTCCAAAGTGGCATACCCCACCATATCGAAGTTAGGGGTAGCCGCAAAGAGCCCCACATTCATCAAGAGAATTGCCAAATATTTTGCTTTCATTTTTCCACCTCTTTATTAAAACCAACTGACGCTCCAACGGAAAGGTTCCGCGGATTTTACCGAACGCCCCAATGCATTGAACCTCGGGGCATCTTTACGTCTGTCAGCAGGGGCCACCCTGCGGCGAATAACAGTCGTTGTAGCACTGCTAGAAGACACTTCCGAAGAACTGGATTCTGCTGCAATTTCGCCATATTC
This window contains:
- a CDS encoding DUF4859 domain-containing protein; the protein is MRKSCLGLIPGAVLSAALGVHTYAASGDAYTWPGYRSDLDYDTKSNLGDIQPPTKFNNNCSGVTGKKAGKWWAFYWGKDRDSRITDVTIDSILKKYDTDFEYLYNEMGWAPDAQAQEGQYSAVYYYGSGTCAGGAKDDTTGGWQTWVAGYTAVAASFYPLYSFNTSCPYRDRVAQMDAMIHEGIHSMTNGYPGAKDAHWFQEAGNTWIQQDMFSHRDGVYSGMGFLNAATVIAPFMPIECYSGWLIDGTFGGPGGGADDGGVTGKNQRYLLGGSQYSNIFPTFIGTWIGTGAVRWIYGNAYGKTKYLLETYGLDKGLGDAGVRRLITEFRARLAMLDMKKWSGEIKNLLNQHFGSDTYWEQDMWDNNRKSYTWTMTPYQTVTESNGYLVPNQETTPGWSGSNVVPLKVQSGAKEVTVSFYPNGANSNNSNMNFLLCYRATDGTPVYSEPITGEGSATLRLDKTPSSTNGAQMVFAVIVNTDYQYTGNTGIRKLHYDYKLKLETGVSGAGAANVKYYNDFKLDYKWPEIGETPVVSSSSVASSSSVAPASSSSVVASSSSEKIVLDGATTYSISVTLPIDDNYATVAAKFDVNEIAQKLGLTAATLSQATFFAQESDGNMVTNSTATAPGHWFGKDGKVVEWGESAYVFSEADLSKGTLAVGHYPNRVKDGEKYSFTQGLSYNGKSVLFKVNVTITNEKGSGEATAALMYGLEGLSTHVDLALRRGQIEVRYTLPLRDNVKISLFTGFGALIAQEMVGVQNAGAHTFAFDMNGLPMATYIVKVTTGSYREAKSISIFR
- a CDS encoding polysaccharide lyase family 1 protein, whose product is MKAKYLAILLMNVGLFAATPNFDMVGYATLEGGTTGGNGGKVVEVSNFAEFKQYAEDLETPYVIIVKGEINTGIKTFIDENGHVASSGTATTYGELVLVGNNKTIIGKGESAFLNRVGLMIQNKHNIIIRNIKFTMSDVPISKTDENKVIAFRNGAEVVLNDPDCIAISADSAATNWADKNKQGSHNIWIDHCEFYNAYTGNKDRYDGLLDAKNNIYNATFSWNYFHNHHKGSLIGNSNGDSLRHEITIHHNFYKDLDARTPMMRHTKIHLYNNYVLGQGTGNGPNVRYGSDDYFENNHYAGLSKAIFAGDDGVATIVGNYYEGCANFQSSGCNSKKMKISVNPGTSLTSKDTAWVTYDTEIPKGTFNPKSVYSYSADPVGDVKGLVTNYSGIGKIDISEYEKGTKIDPVIVSSSSVAEVSSSSVTSSSSSSENTTRLIATDVEFTISPMTKVQIFSLTGKLIKQGFYSEWEQLKSSLPQGHYIVRGLHQTLIFQSRRKCSRL